The following are from one region of the Mustela lutreola isolate mMusLut2 chromosome 7, mMusLut2.pri, whole genome shotgun sequence genome:
- the KLC1 gene encoding kinesin light chain 1 isoform X11 → MYDNMSTMVYIKEDKLEKLTQDEIISKTKQVIQGLEALKNEHNSILQSLLETLKCLKKDDESNLVEEKSNMIRKSLEMLELGLSEAQVMMALSNHLNAVESEKQKLRAQVRRLCQENQWLRDELANTQQKLQKSEQSVAQLEEEKKHLEFMNQLKKYDDDISPSEDKDTDSTKEPLDDLFPNDDDDPGQGIQQQHSSAAAAAQQGGYEIPARLRTLHNLVIQYASQGRYEVAVPLCKQALEDLEKTSGHDHPDVATMLNILALVYRDQNKYKDAANLLNDALAIREKTLGKDHPAVAATLNNLAVLYGKRGKYKEAEPLCKRALEIREKVLGKDHPDVAKQLNNLALLCQNQGKYEEVEYYYQRALEIYQTKLGPDDPNVAKTKNNLASCYLKQGKFKQAETLYKEILTRAHEREFGSVDDENKPIWMHAEEREECKGKQKDGTSFGEYGGWYKACKVDSPTVTTTLKNLGALYRRQGKFEAAETLEEAAMRSRKQGLDNVHKQRVAEVLNDPENMEKRRSRESLNVDVVKYESGPDGGEEVSMSVEWNGMRKMKLGLVK, encoded by the exons ATGTACGACAACATGTCCACGATGGTGTATATAAAGGAAGACAAGTTGGAGAAGCTGACACAGGATGAGATTATTTCTAAGACAAAGCAAGTGATTCAGGGGCTGGAGGCTCTGAAGAACGAGCACAATTCCATCTTACAGAGTTTGCTGGAGACGCTGAAGTGTTTGAAGAAAGATGACGAAAGTAATCTGGTGGAAGAGAAATCAAACATGATCCGAAAGTCTCTGGAGATGTTGGAGCTTGGCCTGAGTGAGGCACAG gtcatgatggctCTGTCTAACCACCTGAACGCTGTGGAGTCTGAGAAGCAGAAACTGCGCGCACAGGTTCGTCGGCTGTGCCAGGAGAATCAGTGGCTGCGGGACGAGCTGGCCAACACGCAGCAGAAGTTGCAGAAGAGTGAGCAGTCCGTGGCtcagctggaggaggagaagaagcacCTGGAGTTCATGAATCAGTTAAAGAAATACGATGACGACATCTCCCCATCC GAGGACAAAGACACTGATTCCACCAAAGAACCTCTGGATGACCTTTTCCCAAATGACGACGACGATCCCGGGCAAGGAA TCCAGCAGCAGCACAGCAGTGCAGCGGCGGCCGCGCAGCAGGGCGGCTACGAGATCCCGGCGCGGCTGCGCACGCTCCACAACCTGGTCATCCAGTACGCCTCGCAGGGGCGCTACGAGGTGGCCGTGCCGCTCTGCAAGCAGGCCCTGGAGGACCTGGAGAAGACGTCCGGCCACGACCACCCGGATGTGGCCACCATGCTGAACATCCTGGCCTTGGTGTACAG AGAccagaataaatacaaagatgCCGCTAATCTACTGAACGATGCCTTGGCCATCCGTGAGAAGACTTTGGGCAAAGATCATCCTGCG GTGGCGGCGACTCTGAATAACCTTGCAGTGCTTTACGGCAAGAGAGGGAAGTACAAAGAGGCTGAACCGCTGTGTAAGAGAGCGCTGGAGATCCGAGAGAAG GTTTTGGGAAAGGATCACCCCGACGTTGCCAAGCAGTTAAATAACTTGGCCTTACTGTGCCAGAATCAGGGCAAGTACGAGGAAGTAGAATATTATTATCAAAGAGCCCTGGAGATCTACCAAACAAAACTGGGGCCTGATGACCCCAATGtggccaaaacaaaaaataacctg gcatCCTGCTATCTGAAGCAAGGAAAATTCAAGCAAGCAGAAACACTGTACAAAGAGATTCTCACTCGTGCACATGAAAGGGAGTTTGGCTCTGTAGATG ATGAAAATAAACCCATTTGGATGCACgctgaagaaagagaagaatgcaAA GGAAAGCAAAAGGACGGGACATCTTTTGGAGAGTATGGCGGCTGGTACAAAGCCTGCAAAGTTGATAG TCCAACTGTTACAACTACTTTGAAAAACCTTGGGGCACTTTACAGACGTCAAGGCAAGTTTGAAGCTGCAGAGACATTGGAAGAAGCTGCCATGAGGTCCCGTAAACAG GGTCTTGACAATGTTCACAAACAGAGAGTAGCCGAAGTGCTgaatgaccctgagaacatggaGAAGCGGAGAAGCCGGGAGAGTCTGAACGTGGACGTGGTCAAGTACGAGAGCGGCCCTGACGGAGGGGAGGAAGTGAGTATGAGCGTAGAGTGGAACGGG atgagaaaaatgaagctcGGGCTGGTTAAATGA
- the KLC1 gene encoding kinesin light chain 1 isoform X6, translating to MYDNMSTMVYIKEDKLEKLTQDEIISKTKQVIQGLEALKNEHNSILQSLLETLKCLKKDDESNLVEEKSNMIRKSLEMLELGLSEAQVMMALSNHLNAVESEKQKLRAQVRRLCQENQWLRDELANTQQKLQKSEQSVAQLEEEKKHLEFMNQLKKYDDDISPSEDKDTDSTKEPLDDLFPNDDDDPGQGIQQQHSSAAAAAQQGGYEIPARLRTLHNLVIQYASQGRYEVAVPLCKQALEDLEKTSGHDHPDVATMLNILALVYRDQNKYKDAANLLNDALAIREKTLGKDHPAVAATLNNLAVLYGKRGKYKEAEPLCKRALEIREKVLGKDHPDVAKQLNNLALLCQNQGKYEEVEYYYQRALEIYQTKLGPDDPNVAKTKNNLASCYLKQGKFKQAETLYKEILTRAHEREFGSVDDENKPIWMHAEEREECKGKQKDGTSFGEYGGWYKACKVDSPTVTTTLKNLGALYRRQGKFEAAETLEEAAMRSRKQGLDNVHKQRVAEVLNDPENMEKRRSRESLNVDVVKYESGPDGGEEVSMSVEWNGDGTGSLKRSGSFSKLRASIRRSSEKLVRKLKGGSSRESDPKNPGASPVEPLFVENDSSSSGLEDASGN from the exons ATGTACGACAACATGTCCACGATGGTGTATATAAAGGAAGACAAGTTGGAGAAGCTGACACAGGATGAGATTATTTCTAAGACAAAGCAAGTGATTCAGGGGCTGGAGGCTCTGAAGAACGAGCACAATTCCATCTTACAGAGTTTGCTGGAGACGCTGAAGTGTTTGAAGAAAGATGACGAAAGTAATCTGGTGGAAGAGAAATCAAACATGATCCGAAAGTCTCTGGAGATGTTGGAGCTTGGCCTGAGTGAGGCACAG gtcatgatggctCTGTCTAACCACCTGAACGCTGTGGAGTCTGAGAAGCAGAAACTGCGCGCACAGGTTCGTCGGCTGTGCCAGGAGAATCAGTGGCTGCGGGACGAGCTGGCCAACACGCAGCAGAAGTTGCAGAAGAGTGAGCAGTCCGTGGCtcagctggaggaggagaagaagcacCTGGAGTTCATGAATCAGTTAAAGAAATACGATGACGACATCTCCCCATCC GAGGACAAAGACACTGATTCCACCAAAGAACCTCTGGATGACCTTTTCCCAAATGACGACGACGATCCCGGGCAAGGAA TCCAGCAGCAGCACAGCAGTGCAGCGGCGGCCGCGCAGCAGGGCGGCTACGAGATCCCGGCGCGGCTGCGCACGCTCCACAACCTGGTCATCCAGTACGCCTCGCAGGGGCGCTACGAGGTGGCCGTGCCGCTCTGCAAGCAGGCCCTGGAGGACCTGGAGAAGACGTCCGGCCACGACCACCCGGATGTGGCCACCATGCTGAACATCCTGGCCTTGGTGTACAG AGAccagaataaatacaaagatgCCGCTAATCTACTGAACGATGCCTTGGCCATCCGTGAGAAGACTTTGGGCAAAGATCATCCTGCG GTGGCGGCGACTCTGAATAACCTTGCAGTGCTTTACGGCAAGAGAGGGAAGTACAAAGAGGCTGAACCGCTGTGTAAGAGAGCGCTGGAGATCCGAGAGAAG GTTTTGGGAAAGGATCACCCCGACGTTGCCAAGCAGTTAAATAACTTGGCCTTACTGTGCCAGAATCAGGGCAAGTACGAGGAAGTAGAATATTATTATCAAAGAGCCCTGGAGATCTACCAAACAAAACTGGGGCCTGATGACCCCAATGtggccaaaacaaaaaataacctg gcatCCTGCTATCTGAAGCAAGGAAAATTCAAGCAAGCAGAAACACTGTACAAAGAGATTCTCACTCGTGCACATGAAAGGGAGTTTGGCTCTGTAGATG ATGAAAATAAACCCATTTGGATGCACgctgaagaaagagaagaatgcaAA GGAAAGCAAAAGGACGGGACATCTTTTGGAGAGTATGGCGGCTGGTACAAAGCCTGCAAAGTTGATAG TCCAACTGTTACAACTACTTTGAAAAACCTTGGGGCACTTTACAGACGTCAAGGCAAGTTTGAAGCTGCAGAGACATTGGAAGAAGCTGCCATGAGGTCCCGTAAACAG GGTCTTGACAATGTTCACAAACAGAGAGTAGCCGAAGTGCTgaatgaccctgagaacatggaGAAGCGGAGAAGCCGGGAGAGTCTGAACGTGGACGTGGTCAAGTACGAGAGCGGCCCTGACGGAGGGGAGGAAGTGAGTATGAGCGTAGAGTGGAACGGG GACGGCACGGGATCTTTAAAGCGCAGTGGCTCCTTTAGCAAACTCCGGGCTTCAATTAGACGCAGCAGTGAGAAGCTGGTTAGGAAGCTGAAGGGAGGAAGCTCTCGAGAGAGTGACCCAAAGAACCCCGG
- the KLC1 gene encoding kinesin light chain 1 isoform X3 — MYDNMSTMVYIKEDKLEKLTQDEIISKTKQVIQGLEALKNEHNSILQSLLETLKCLKKDDESNLVEEKSNMIRKSLEMLELGLSEAQVMMALSNHLNAVESEKQKLRAQVRRLCQENQWLRDELANTQQKLQKSEQSVAQLEEEKKHLEFMNQLKKYDDDISPSEDKDTDSTKEPLDDLFPNDDDDPGQGIQQQHSSAAAAAQQGGYEIPARLRTLHNLVIQYASQGRYEVAVPLCKQALEDLEKTSGHDHPDVATMLNILALVYRDQNKYKDAANLLNDALAIREKTLGKDHPAVAATLNNLAVLYGKRGKYKEAEPLCKRALEIREKVLGKDHPDVAKQLNNLALLCQNQGKYEEVEYYYQRALEIYQTKLGPDDPNVAKTKNNLASCYLKQGKFKQAETLYKEILTRAHEREFGSVDDENKPIWMHAEEREECKGKQKDGTSFGEYGGWYKACKVDSPTVTTTLKNLGALYRRQGKFEAAETLEEAAMRSRKQGLDNVHKQRVAEVLNDPENMEKRRSRESLNVDVVKYESGPDGGEEDGTGSLKRSGSFSKLRASIRRSSEKLVRKLKGGSSRESDPKNPGMKRASSLNVLNVGGKAAEDRFQERNPCLADSRALSASHTDLAH, encoded by the exons ATGTACGACAACATGTCCACGATGGTGTATATAAAGGAAGACAAGTTGGAGAAGCTGACACAGGATGAGATTATTTCTAAGACAAAGCAAGTGATTCAGGGGCTGGAGGCTCTGAAGAACGAGCACAATTCCATCTTACAGAGTTTGCTGGAGACGCTGAAGTGTTTGAAGAAAGATGACGAAAGTAATCTGGTGGAAGAGAAATCAAACATGATCCGAAAGTCTCTGGAGATGTTGGAGCTTGGCCTGAGTGAGGCACAG gtcatgatggctCTGTCTAACCACCTGAACGCTGTGGAGTCTGAGAAGCAGAAACTGCGCGCACAGGTTCGTCGGCTGTGCCAGGAGAATCAGTGGCTGCGGGACGAGCTGGCCAACACGCAGCAGAAGTTGCAGAAGAGTGAGCAGTCCGTGGCtcagctggaggaggagaagaagcacCTGGAGTTCATGAATCAGTTAAAGAAATACGATGACGACATCTCCCCATCC GAGGACAAAGACACTGATTCCACCAAAGAACCTCTGGATGACCTTTTCCCAAATGACGACGACGATCCCGGGCAAGGAA TCCAGCAGCAGCACAGCAGTGCAGCGGCGGCCGCGCAGCAGGGCGGCTACGAGATCCCGGCGCGGCTGCGCACGCTCCACAACCTGGTCATCCAGTACGCCTCGCAGGGGCGCTACGAGGTGGCCGTGCCGCTCTGCAAGCAGGCCCTGGAGGACCTGGAGAAGACGTCCGGCCACGACCACCCGGATGTGGCCACCATGCTGAACATCCTGGCCTTGGTGTACAG AGAccagaataaatacaaagatgCCGCTAATCTACTGAACGATGCCTTGGCCATCCGTGAGAAGACTTTGGGCAAAGATCATCCTGCG GTGGCGGCGACTCTGAATAACCTTGCAGTGCTTTACGGCAAGAGAGGGAAGTACAAAGAGGCTGAACCGCTGTGTAAGAGAGCGCTGGAGATCCGAGAGAAG GTTTTGGGAAAGGATCACCCCGACGTTGCCAAGCAGTTAAATAACTTGGCCTTACTGTGCCAGAATCAGGGCAAGTACGAGGAAGTAGAATATTATTATCAAAGAGCCCTGGAGATCTACCAAACAAAACTGGGGCCTGATGACCCCAATGtggccaaaacaaaaaataacctg gcatCCTGCTATCTGAAGCAAGGAAAATTCAAGCAAGCAGAAACACTGTACAAAGAGATTCTCACTCGTGCACATGAAAGGGAGTTTGGCTCTGTAGATG ATGAAAATAAACCCATTTGGATGCACgctgaagaaagagaagaatgcaAA GGAAAGCAAAAGGACGGGACATCTTTTGGAGAGTATGGCGGCTGGTACAAAGCCTGCAAAGTTGATAG TCCAACTGTTACAACTACTTTGAAAAACCTTGGGGCACTTTACAGACGTCAAGGCAAGTTTGAAGCTGCAGAGACATTGGAAGAAGCTGCCATGAGGTCCCGTAAACAG GGTCTTGACAATGTTCACAAACAGAGAGTAGCCGAAGTGCTgaatgaccctgagaacatggaGAAGCGGAGAAGCCGGGAGAGTCTGAACGTGGACGTGGTCAAGTACGAGAGCGGCCCTGACGGAGGGGAGGAA GACGGCACGGGATCTTTAAAGCGCAGTGGCTCCTTTAGCAAACTCCGGGCTTCAATTAGACGCAGCAGTGAGAAGCTGGTTAGGAAGCTGAAGGGAGGAAGCTCTCGAGAGAGTGACCCAAAGAACCCCGG CATGAAGCGGGCCAGTTCCCTGAATGTCCTTAACGTGGGTGGCAAGGCCGCTGAAGACCGTTTCCAA GAACGAAATCCTTGTCTGGCAGACTCGCGAGCTCTGAGTGCCAGCCACACTGACCTGGCCCACTGA
- the KLC1 gene encoding kinesin light chain 1 isoform X1, whose product MYDNMSTMVYIKEDKLEKLTQDEIISKTKQVIQGLEALKNEHNSILQSLLETLKCLKKDDESNLVEEKSNMIRKSLEMLELGLSEAQVMMALSNHLNAVESEKQKLRAQVRRLCQENQWLRDELANTQQKLQKSEQSVAQLEEEKKHLEFMNQLKKYDDDISPSEDKDTDSTKEPLDDLFPNDDDDPGQGIQQQHSSAAAAAQQGGYEIPARLRTLHNLVIQYASQGRYEVAVPLCKQALEDLEKTSGHDHPDVATMLNILALVYRDQNKYKDAANLLNDALAIREKTLGKDHPAVAATLNNLAVLYGKRGKYKEAEPLCKRALEIREKVLGKDHPDVAKQLNNLALLCQNQGKYEEVEYYYQRALEIYQTKLGPDDPNVAKTKNNLASCYLKQGKFKQAETLYKEILTRAHEREFGSVDDENKPIWMHAEEREECKGKQKDGTSFGEYGGWYKACKVDSPTVTTTLKNLGALYRRQGKFEAAETLEEAAMRSRKQGLDNVHKQRVAEVLNDPENMEKRRSRESLNVDVVKYESGPDGGEEVSMSVEWNGDGTGSLKRSGSFSKLRASIRRSSEKLVRKLKGGSSRESDPKNPGMKRASSLNVLNVGGKAAEDRFQERNPCLADSRALSASHTDLAH is encoded by the exons ATGTACGACAACATGTCCACGATGGTGTATATAAAGGAAGACAAGTTGGAGAAGCTGACACAGGATGAGATTATTTCTAAGACAAAGCAAGTGATTCAGGGGCTGGAGGCTCTGAAGAACGAGCACAATTCCATCTTACAGAGTTTGCTGGAGACGCTGAAGTGTTTGAAGAAAGATGACGAAAGTAATCTGGTGGAAGAGAAATCAAACATGATCCGAAAGTCTCTGGAGATGTTGGAGCTTGGCCTGAGTGAGGCACAG gtcatgatggctCTGTCTAACCACCTGAACGCTGTGGAGTCTGAGAAGCAGAAACTGCGCGCACAGGTTCGTCGGCTGTGCCAGGAGAATCAGTGGCTGCGGGACGAGCTGGCCAACACGCAGCAGAAGTTGCAGAAGAGTGAGCAGTCCGTGGCtcagctggaggaggagaagaagcacCTGGAGTTCATGAATCAGTTAAAGAAATACGATGACGACATCTCCCCATCC GAGGACAAAGACACTGATTCCACCAAAGAACCTCTGGATGACCTTTTCCCAAATGACGACGACGATCCCGGGCAAGGAA TCCAGCAGCAGCACAGCAGTGCAGCGGCGGCCGCGCAGCAGGGCGGCTACGAGATCCCGGCGCGGCTGCGCACGCTCCACAACCTGGTCATCCAGTACGCCTCGCAGGGGCGCTACGAGGTGGCCGTGCCGCTCTGCAAGCAGGCCCTGGAGGACCTGGAGAAGACGTCCGGCCACGACCACCCGGATGTGGCCACCATGCTGAACATCCTGGCCTTGGTGTACAG AGAccagaataaatacaaagatgCCGCTAATCTACTGAACGATGCCTTGGCCATCCGTGAGAAGACTTTGGGCAAAGATCATCCTGCG GTGGCGGCGACTCTGAATAACCTTGCAGTGCTTTACGGCAAGAGAGGGAAGTACAAAGAGGCTGAACCGCTGTGTAAGAGAGCGCTGGAGATCCGAGAGAAG GTTTTGGGAAAGGATCACCCCGACGTTGCCAAGCAGTTAAATAACTTGGCCTTACTGTGCCAGAATCAGGGCAAGTACGAGGAAGTAGAATATTATTATCAAAGAGCCCTGGAGATCTACCAAACAAAACTGGGGCCTGATGACCCCAATGtggccaaaacaaaaaataacctg gcatCCTGCTATCTGAAGCAAGGAAAATTCAAGCAAGCAGAAACACTGTACAAAGAGATTCTCACTCGTGCACATGAAAGGGAGTTTGGCTCTGTAGATG ATGAAAATAAACCCATTTGGATGCACgctgaagaaagagaagaatgcaAA GGAAAGCAAAAGGACGGGACATCTTTTGGAGAGTATGGCGGCTGGTACAAAGCCTGCAAAGTTGATAG TCCAACTGTTACAACTACTTTGAAAAACCTTGGGGCACTTTACAGACGTCAAGGCAAGTTTGAAGCTGCAGAGACATTGGAAGAAGCTGCCATGAGGTCCCGTAAACAG GGTCTTGACAATGTTCACAAACAGAGAGTAGCCGAAGTGCTgaatgaccctgagaacatggaGAAGCGGAGAAGCCGGGAGAGTCTGAACGTGGACGTGGTCAAGTACGAGAGCGGCCCTGACGGAGGGGAGGAAGTGAGTATGAGCGTAGAGTGGAACGGG GACGGCACGGGATCTTTAAAGCGCAGTGGCTCCTTTAGCAAACTCCGGGCTTCAATTAGACGCAGCAGTGAGAAGCTGGTTAGGAAGCTGAAGGGAGGAAGCTCTCGAGAGAGTGACCCAAAGAACCCCGG CATGAAGCGGGCCAGTTCCCTGAATGTCCTTAACGTGGGTGGCAAGGCCGCTGAAGACCGTTTCCAA GAACGAAATCCTTGTCTGGCAGACTCGCGAGCTCTGAGTGCCAGCCACACTGACCTGGCCCACTGA